Genomic window (bacterium):
GAGGCAGACGTCCGGGCCGAGGCCGAGGCGCTCCATCACGCCCGGACGGAGACCTTCGATGAAGCCGTCGGCCTGCTCGACCAGGTCGAGGACCGCGGCAACGCCGCGCTCGTCCTTGATGTTGATCGCCGCGCTCTTGCGATTTCGACCGAGGACGTCCGCGGGCCCCCCGCCGCCCGACAGGAACCCGCCGCCCGAGACGCGGTCGACGCGAAGGACCTCGGCGCCCATGTCGGCGAGCATCATCGAGGCGAAGGGGGCCGGGCCGATGCCGACCATCTCGATGATCTTGAAGCCTGAGAGCGGTCCGGGCATGAAGGGTCCTTTCGGGTCGCTGCGCGCGACGATCTCCGGACAGGTTCTAGCGAATCGTCGCCAGGCCGTTGTCGAGAATCATCGGCGCGCAGACGAAGAGCCCGATCGCGGGTACCCGATCATGGGACGGAGGAGCCGGACGCCGCGGCGAGGCCCGCCACGAATGAGGAGGACGGCGAATGGCGAGATCCGGACGGCGACCCAGGTGTGGAACGCGAAGGAGCCGGCCAGAAACAGCGCCGCCGCGCGGTCGGCCCGGTCGAGGGCCATCTTCATCCTTCGGGTTCTCCTGGTCGAGATTCGTCCCCAGAAAGGTTCAGAGCTGGACGACCCATCGCATCGCGGCGATGACTGCGTCCGGTCGATCGCGCAGCGCGCCCGGATTGATGACGTACTGAACGTCGGCTTGCGCCGACAGCCACCCCAGAAGAGGGGCTCGATAGGTCCATTCGAGCGCGATCTCTGCGCTCGCCGCCTGTCGACCGTCATCACGTGCCGCGTCGCGAAGGGCGTCGCCGGCGAACGCCGCCGCGACGCCGAAGCCCGCTTCGTCGTCGGGTCGGATCGGCAGCAGGCCCTCGTAGACGACACCGCCTCCCACGTACGCGTCGAACGGACCCGTATCCCCGTCGGCGAAGCCGAGCTGTACGAATCCGGACAATCCACCCGTGTCGAGCGGGTCGAGTCGGTCCGCGTCGAAGTCGGCGATGGCATAGAAGCCGGGATGTCCTCGCGACCGGATCGGCTCTCCGAGTGCGTCGACCCGGGAGACATGGGGCTGCTTCGCGGTGTACGCCCACACCCCGACGCCCACTCGGATGAAGTCGCCGTGGTCCGCCCAGGCTCTCCCGACGCGACGGCGGTGGGCCCCACGCGTCGCGTCTTCGTCCGCGTCCGGCCGCCCGGTCGCCGACCGGTGGTAGCCGAGCTCGGCGATCACGAGCGCCCCTTCGTCGGAGTCGAAGCGGATTCGCGGTCCCTTGGGTCGACGCGGATCTCCCGGCTCCCCTTCGACGATCGCGACCTGCAGATCGAAGCCTTCGATCGGTTCGATCTTGAATCGCGCGCCCAACCCGGCGGTCGGAAAGATCGATGGTCCGTTCACGCCGGAACCGCCGAACGCGGCTCCGGTTCCGAACGAGCTGTGGATGAAGAGCTCGGCGCTATCGATCGCGTAGAACTCGGAGTTGACGTCGTAGAGCCCGACGAGGATCGACGCATCGCCATCGAGGAGCGCCTTCTGCCACCACGCTTCGAAGAGGTTGATCGAGTCCCGCGCCTCGATGTTGTCGACGGCCTGGAGGTCGCCGACGAAGCTCGAAGGGCGCTCTCCGTGCGTCAGTAGGCCGTACAGGAAGAACGTCCCGAAGTCGGCGTCGAAGGCAGTCCTGGTATCCCAGGTGAGCGTTGCGTCCAGGTTCCCGAGGAAGCCGCGCTTTCGCGCGATCCCTCCGTCGACATTGGCGACGAGGTCGGCGGTGTAGACGGCCTCGACGTCGACCCCCCACCGCGCGGATGCGGTCTTCAGCCACGGCGACTCGCCCAGCAGTCT
Coding sequences:
- a CDS encoding carbohydrate porin is translated as MNSSTCFPSSRRPLRWIERGALILVALALASTGAQARATSSDADSDADSDLFRRERLLGESPWLKTASARWGVDVEAVYTADLVANVDGGIARKRGFLGNLDATLTWDTRTAFDADFGTFFLYGLLTHGERPSSFVGDLQAVDNIEARDSINLFEAWWQKALLDGDASILVGLYDVNSEFYAIDSAELFIHSSFGTGAAFGGSGVNGPSIFPTAGLGARFKIEPIEGFDLQVAIVEGEPGDPRRPKGPRIRFDSDEGALVIAELGYHRSATGRPDADEDATRGAHRRRVGRAWADHGDFIRVGVGVWAYTAKQPHVSRVDALGEPIRSRGHPGFYAIADFDADRLDPLDTGGLSGFVQLGFADGDTGPFDAYVGGGVVYEGLLPIRPDDEAGFGVAAAFAGDALRDAARDDGRQAASAEIALEWTYRAPLLGWLSAQADVQYVINPGALRDRPDAVIAAMRWVVQL